aatttaacacattcattatagtgacctactctccatctctatACTGTACAGCAGAGTGATACACATCTGCCCAccctattttatacattatttttaaatagtaatttttgaattctctataattcaatatacttGCTTGTAGTTCAATTTCATTCACAACATTAATAtagattgtttatatttatttcaaatcaatgatttatttttgaattacgcatttgttaaatttataggtATGATCGATGACGAGGTACAGCCGAAATTTACTACAAAACTGCCAGTTTTTCGATGATTTTTATGGtcactattatatttacgtgtcatcgttttttttcagatttatttacctattgaaataattggaCTTCTCGTACATGCGTTATATAtgggatttaattttaaaggtaagcataaaaaattaattttaataataagttgttCAGGAAAAAAAGGAATTGTTTGAGCTTGTATACTTACCAAAATTCTAAAACCAACTTTTACACAATTATACAGGTCAACAACctctttaataaatatcgtttatacataaaacacgTTTAGTGGTTCTTATAAAAATGcgcatattgtaaaattatttattattgaatgcaatcctatatttttttattgaaaagtgtttaaaaaaaaaaagatatcaaACGCCAGatacatgttttttatattgtgttatatatttatatagttatatataggtaccatcTCTTGATTATGACTAGATTCTTACAACATATTTTCCatagcattttataattacacatcatcaacaatatatatattaacaagaaatcacttttttattattttaaactattttgaacatttatttatacttgtatagaCTATTTAAAAAGGTATTAGCGTTTTcagctttaaaaatattaaaatgaaagtaATATAAgtagaaaatgtaattaagttcacaatttatatttcatggcttctttttctaaaattataatttatatttttacaatattttacgtatcaatttaaatttaattgaaaatatgtaacaTTATTTCTTAAAGATTATTTCGGAAATCcaggaaaatttaaaacaatttcggAATGTGCGGTCATCGTTGGAATTATCATTATGACTCTTCTTGGCATCATGTTAATACATTCTAACTATGAATTATTTCGAAACccagtatataattatattatgaataataagatTTTTGAAAGTTGAAAAATGTTCTTTTTCAGAATAATGATGTAAATAAGGTTAAGATATGGCTGGCAAAACATACAACGGTATTTTTTAGTTGtcttataatttgtatcatcgtggtaatatttgaataccaAGGTCcaaaatcattttgttttgCACCCAATATGGTTGTAGGtatgctatttatttaaaatatatcataatttaaattatgctagattaatttaattattgattatttttagtactgTTGATAGAGATAATTATTGTCAACAAGTTATACAGGGAAATTTTATCGGCTATAGCCGGTAATATGGTATATCAGccctaaaaatagtttaaatctgAAAATTTGGCAACACCAACATTTCAAGATCaatcatgaatattatatacgttttatagtTCTATTGATAGACATCTAAGTCATTGAATGATCTTTAAAGAAATCCAAATTCCAGATAATATCCGTAATAAGAAAATTCAGCTTCCAAATgtcttaaatcaaataattagacaagcataatcttaaaaaatgtttttaaagtatattaataaaaaaaattataatagtttacgagtatcatttgtatatttatgatatattattttattaattaattacaaatcaattgttttactatacacttaagtatttaataataattaatttaaaattgattatttgcaAGTAATCTCAGACTGGtaatttcatgaaataaatAGTGTGCTTGAAAGTATTGAGAAAATGACACACTTCAATGTTTATAGTATCTATAGAAGTATAGATAatgattaaatgaaaatatttatataatttactaaaaaaatatataatatattataattagggcTCGAAAGTTGATgcattttgcattttattttggaaCTTTTTGGACGATGCTTTCTTGGCCACAATGAAAACATATGAATCTGaacaactaattttaattttgcattttttggtgtttataactttttaagtcattttttgacatttttagtcatttttactgattttacaTTAGTTTACTTCTTATTGTTTCTTGTCAACCATTATGCATTTATGCcgataacttacttaaaactttaaaatcacCACGAACTAagattagtacctatatcCGATTTTATCTTACTGATTACAATCGTCGTTGACGTGTTGTAGtgcatattattgtacctaaattttattattttttcgtagtATTTTCGaaatacctaaaattaaaacgtcGGTTAGTGCTTGTCTACGTcaactatattttgtaatttttttatttaatttttaagggcatattattatttatatttcatatttgcattttttttttttttaggtcattttttaatgttttttaaggtCATCAACCTCCGAaccctaattataatatactgtggCCAATCATTCAGGATTTGACTCTAAAAACCTTCAACGTTGCAACAATATGGTAGAATctaaataagaagaattaaTTAcaggttttatattatactagctgAATTACCCTCCATTGCCgggtataagtattaaaatacattaaggaGCGCAATTCCTTTTAGATCTAGGTAACTCAATATGAAAGTAAAACCTTAAGTGTGacggataaaatattttaattatttgtttttatgttaaatagataatatattatattatacaatttaatttaaagagtaccaaataattttcatgtttgttattaaatcaCTAGTAACtagattatttttgtaagacCTCTATGTAGaccacatttttagttttattttcaagctGTGGGATGTACCTATTAACTATCAGATGAACTTATTCTGGCCACGTACGtggtataatcaataaatcagTGTAAccaacaaaaaagtaaaaacaaattgtaataaaaaaaaaaaaaaaatgttttaaaaaattgtacattagaattatggatatattttgtaaaacaaaaacagaATATCACACGGCTTACAGAAGAGTGCCTCAGGGACGCGCCTGTTCGTAATCTCAATAAAGTAAattcgtaaatatattaacgaatatttaatatttttatattactctaTGATCTATCTAAAATTTAGTCGatgaaaaatcataaaattactgtacgaattttagtaatatatatgttttttagaatactaaatttacaaaaatcacAAGATAGGTTTTACGTAATTATAGGtgtttgtttgaaataattccaCAACACCACAACTTAACGATGCCGTAGGGGCGGACTGGCCGGGACGGAAAGGTGGAGAAATCCACCTAGGCCGATCAATTTAGGGGctctaaattgaatttataaatttgtgatGTTATGGTAAATTAGTTGTCTGTCATGCTCATGcagtctattattttaatttcgtaacCGCTATAGcctataatcaataatcatttaatatgaatatgattCTTTTTATAGTGTTACATCATTCGGTTATCAGCTTAGTGTGCTAGTATTGTTGTCAATAAGTAGCTCttgatatctatttattgtaatattgttattgtatccGCCGCCACCCAACAGctaatacacatacacacaaataCGTGTGGATACTGAATAATATACTAGTTATATAGTCggctacatattattataattttcgtttataaattaataaaattcggAAATGGATACaaccaaaaatgtaaaaaaaccgATTAAGGAGGGACCGCTAAGGAAcgagaaagaaaaaataaataaattaaatgaagctGCAAAAACCTgccacaatataaaaatgtttattaataaaaaagctCCCAAAAATCAATATCATACACACaatggttttaataataatatctttactTCTTATACGGTAAGTTAGTATTTCttacaacaacaatatttggaattatttattataatttatttacatatccaTAACATCTTACTTACCTATACtcattattcataattgtacctatttattgttaattaataatagggacatgaacatgaaaaaattaatgatgtgGTTGTGACATTGTTATGTTGttccttaataataaattgttaacttttttttcatatacctacatttatttattttttttttattttttttttcgttcttattttttattatttttttttttattttggaatgatcatttattttatattacaaacaataacGTAGGCATAACCATTaaagctaaaaatattattaatactacctATTTAGGCGGGGctacaatattcaaattagaaaaattggaaaacttgtatgtttttttagctAGAGGGAAAAGCCCGACAACATCACCATATTTACACCTATggtaataaagatattattattattatacttttgggCCGGTATATTTCATCTCCATCTAGGCTGATATACTCCCAGTCCgctcgttattaaatgaaaacgaTGGTAACAACGACTTTATTtactcataataaaatataataataatagcaattaaTAGGCTGCTGCGCCGACAAGGCGATAACTGTTCTGGCTTGgaacataatattctatactataataagtaattaataatgattaattaatcgTTAATAACAACTTTTTTGCTTACAACAAATGGTATCACTGCTGTTTCGCTGAAGAAGATCGCACCGCTCACCCGCATCAATTCTACAAATCTACCTGATTGTCACAatgtcacataataatattatgtactctaAATTATTTAGGCTTATGGCTTCTTAGTTCTTGACTTTGCAGATATTGCCATATTGGGCATTGGCTATAGATGGTTTCTCATTTCTCTTTACTATCTATACTCAATGGTATTActacaataaagtataaaatatattttaaatcttaagaGTTTATGAATAATGTGTTACGAGTTGGTATTATTACAACTGTGTATATGAAATTAGTTCTGAACTACAGTATTAAgaattaacaattttgtttcGTCGCAGTGGTCATAACAATACAAACTCCTAAATGGCTATCGaggtaaaattttgaaataatattatgttgattgttattttacattactgtttaaataattgaataacaatTATCTTAAACAATCTGTGATTATGAACAGGCTAAAGGCTGTTTAAaggctaatataatattgtcgatTTCAGTCTTCGCTAGATATAaaatttggtaaataaaaaaaaaggtatacaatttaattcaatactaaatgctggtattattttattgatactgaaatagatatatagtataataactgtattttaatattaaatagatgttTTAAATCTAACAAATTGCtttgcaattttaaaacagaaaaataattttatgataatattcatGTCCATTCATCACTTATGTAGGTTAACTCTgtaattataatctaatttacttaatccTTAAATATTCCAAGCTTTatagcattttataaatactattataataattttttttttacttcagtcTGTAATTCTtacatatttagttattactattgtatttcataatatgtttagtaaattgtatagttcctataagtacattttgatataaaattttagtacAAGGTAGGtagataataaagataatataaaataaattggtatttaTCTTGCACATAACAAATGTGCATTCAGAAGAATtcattttgtgttttaattttaaagtgaattatAACTATGTTTTAACAGGACTACCTAtcctaaaattataagaatcgatttgaaatttaagtataaataataccctACAAGGAaccctagataatatttttatttttatttttaaattttataataatatttaatatttgtaaattttttttattaccataaGACTAATTTATGAAATCTAATTTTTGTTGTGAGTGAATATTGTGCCATTACaagtttatcaaaataataatgttatatcaaTCAACACAAActttatgtatactgtatgaCAATTCCttcttaatactttttgataaacaaaataagaactttaataataattaaaatacagacattctgtatattatgatcattatgtatattgcctaaggaaaatagaagaattttaatacaaattattaatcaataattacttttataaaattaactagaaataaaaaaaaatttactacaattatgaaatattgggtatcttaacaattatattcttcataattatgtatttaattaaactatttaggaTAAAAAGTTGGCAATAAAAAGACAATTTTTGAGATATATTCATCCATTAAAATCTATCACCAATGATTTGGATCAAAAAGAATGTTGGATAGAGCAGATGAAGTATTTGGTTTTAGACTTAAAAACTCTTctcaatttatcatttaaagagtaaatataattaaaattaatacatatttaagtttattattaatattatttaatgttatagatTTTGGTCTACAGttgtttttaacaaacaaGCTACTATGGGGTTATGTACATTTCTTCAAGAAGCTGCTCCTCCTCACCTAATGGATCAACTTCCACAGGATGACAACGTGTTAATCATTTACAatgaaatttatcattttgcatttaaattattagaacgGCTAACAACATCATCTGAAGATgaagtatattaatagtaatattcagtgttttaagcaatttattattttatttatttcattttattaggaGAATTATATTTCACCTCATTATATGTGGAGCTTGttatgtaataacaatatcataagTATTACTATGTTGTTTGATATATGTTCTATTTATGGCCAATCATACAAAGAACagttagaaataattttcaaagaatTGTTTACTTGTCAAAaagtatatgaaaaaaatttaaaaatttttattaaaattacagttaaagtgagttatataAAGGaactaattaactataatatttatactaaatattttaaataacaaaattgttaGTGTTTAAATCAGTTTCaagataaaatcaaattagatATTGAATATGATAATGACAAAATGTGTCAAAGAAATGAAACTTCTACAGACGTTGAAGAAATATATCTTTGTATGTTtgaagatattattaattttttattagacacATCTTGTAGTATTTCAAATTTCTTGGAAATTTATCCAGAGgctgctatttttttttatcaagagAAATTGCatcttaagtatatataacaatcataaaacctaattatatataattcacttctacatttaatttttcttttatgctTGTTTAGAATAGCTTCTTTCTACCATAATGTAAAAcctctaatttataataaaataattactatgaaAAAGTTAGAAAAATTCCAAGAAAAGCTACATGCATCAAGATTATTACTTATGAAGAGTGTTCGGCAGTGTTTAATTCATATAACTACCcaaattactaataagtaaatatatagtataccgcGTGTCTCGTGAGAATTTtcccattgcgatatctctTGAAATAATAGAGATGTCATAATTCtggatttttaataagattcacagggacaagaactaaaaatattttatgttttaatttattttaatgttttagtaaaagagttaaaaaaatatatttttatttaattattttcaaaaaaatggctatatcaatttttttgaaaataattaaattaaaaaatatgttttaacttttttacaaaaacattaaaataaattaaaacatgaaatatttttagttcttgtccctgtgaattttattaaaaaatctaaattatgatatcttcattatttcaggagatatcacAATAAAAATCCTCACAGGCCCCcctgtatacctattttaagttaattatttttcaaaagaaaaaaaaatgttatatttatttttttacgaagaTCAGAGAATGCAGTAGaagaatatttagaaattatcaGTGAGCTATTAATATACGATGAATTTGTCAAtgactataattttgtatataatttaattgatgatATAAAAGAA
This genomic stretch from Rhopalosiphum maidis isolate BTI-1 chromosome 3, ASM367621v3, whole genome shotgun sequence harbors:
- the LOC113558778 gene encoding activating signal cointegrator 1 complex subunit 2-like translates to MAIEDKKLAIKRQFLRYIHPLKSITNDLDQKECWIEQMKYLVLDLKTLLNLSFKEFWSTVVFNKQATMGLCTFLQEAAPPHLMDQLPQDDNVLIIYNEIYHFAFKLLERLTTSSEDEENYISPHYMWSLLCNNNIISITMLFDICSIYGQSYKEQLEIIFKELFTCQKVYEKNLKIFIKITVKCLNQFQDKIKLDIEYDNDKMCQRNETSTDVEEIYLCMFEDIINFLLDTSCSISNFLEIYPEAAIFFYQEKLHLKIASFYHNVKPLIYNKIITMKKLEKFQEKLHASRLLLMKSVRQCLIHITTQITNKSENAVEEYLEIISELLIYDEFVNDYNFVYNLIDDIKECQKFNKKIDSIRYDYLLKSLELINRPYAEHKQKELQLELQTNITNMENAKLLSLINNVKDLLPYLEDGFIQKCLKYYNMDSEKVINMFLEDGLPLELTQYNSNLSLMSEYEDNATGYDPSIKGNKELKKLKSVLDDKSFRNEMRPFYEKYNLTEITCAELESYYNDEHNDTFNEIEYALPEPKDKNKKIRPDVTPRVLIQKTAVTKCIQEESSDDESQQVLNFQPFCENPEEIRERQARKYAAKQSNKSNRSKPKVVSSSTTPSKSNVELNRQRKNKNKAFSGNHNRRNAARSKQQKGMF